A segment of the Allosaccharopolyspora coralli genome:
GAGGCGGGCTCGCAGCGTTCCGGCTGTGCCGGGCTCGTGGGTTATGGGCATGTTGGTGAGCGGGGCTTGAGTGTTCAGTGTGTGACCGAACACTGAATTGATTACGGAATCGATCGGGCCGACGCCTGGCATTCGGCACGTGTTCGCGCCGCGTTTACGGTCGAGTGGTCGGCGCTGTCGGCTGCTTCGCACGTTCGCGGGCTGTCGTCAGGGCCTCGCACCCCGTACTGTCCGGCGTCAGCCGCAGGACACGCCCAGTCACCACGAGCGCGCCCAGCCACGTCGGGCGGACCCAGGGAGGACGAGCCGATGACGCCCGAGGCGAAGACCACGCTGCCCTCGATGCGCGTGTCCTACGAGGCCGGAGCGCTCGACGAGACGTTCCTCGCCGACACCTGGCACGAGCAACTGCAGCTCTGGTTCGACGAAGCGGTGGGCGCCGAACTGCCCGAACCGAACGCCATGGTCCTCGCCACCGCCGACGCGGACGGGATGCCGTCGTCGCGAACCGTGCTGTGCAAGGGGTTCGACGAGCGTGGGCTCGTGCTCTTCACCAACTACACCTCGGCGAAAAGCCACGACCTGTCCGCGACGCGGGTCGCGGCGGCCACGTTCCCCTGGTACGCGATGCAGCGCCAGGTCAACGTGCGCGGCGAGGTCGAGAAGGTGCGGTCCGACGAGACCGCGGAGTACTGGGCGCAGCGGCCCCGGGGTTCACAACTCGGCGCGTGGGCGTCACCGCAGTCGCGGGTGGTCACCGGACGCCCGGCCTTGCAGTCGGCGCTGACCGGCATCGAGCGTCGGTTCGCCGACGCGGAGAAGGTGCCGGTGCCGCCGCACTGGGGCGGCTGGCGGATCCGGCCGGACGTGGTGGAGTTCTGGCAGGGGCGCCCGGACCGGCTGCACGACAGGCTCCGATTCCGCCGCGAGGGCGAGTCCTTCACCGTCGAGCGCCTCGCCCCCTGACCCGGCCCCAGCCGCGAGCCTCCCCACCCCGACCGGAGCCCTCCAGCCTCCCGTCACCCACCCACGCCCCCTGTGGACAACTCCACCCCTTGTGGACAACGAGGTGGCAAATTCGCGCGAATTTGCCACCGGGATCCGGCCGTGCGCGACGGTCGTGGACCGGCTGCCGGGCGGTTCCGTCGAGGCCGTGGGCAGCGGGTGGAGGGCAGGGGAGTCTCCGGGCTCACGGTTCGTGAATCTCCGAGTGACCACATCGGGTTGTGGACAACTCCGCCCCTTGTGGACAACGAGGTGGCAAATTCGCGCGAATTTGCCACCCCCCTGGGCGGGTGAGGGGCGGGGATAGAGTCCGGGGGATGGGTGTGCGCGGGCGGGAGCTGGGGGAGTCGCGCGCAGGACGCACCGCAGCTTTGGGAAGGCTGCTCAGCACGGTCTTCCTCGACACGCGGCCGCTGCGGTACCCCGCGTACCGCAGGCTGTGGATCTC
Coding sequences within it:
- the pdxH gene encoding pyridoxamine 5'-phosphate oxidase, encoding MTPEAKTTLPSMRVSYEAGALDETFLADTWHEQLQLWFDEAVGAELPEPNAMVLATADADGMPSSRTVLCKGFDERGLVLFTNYTSAKSHDLSATRVAAATFPWYAMQRQVNVRGEVEKVRSDETAEYWAQRPRGSQLGAWASPQSRVVTGRPALQSALTGIERRFADAEKVPVPPHWGGWRIRPDVVEFWQGRPDRLHDRLRFRREGESFTVERLAP